One part of the Sulfolobus tengchongensis genome encodes these proteins:
- a CDS encoding acyl-CoA dehydrogenase family protein, whose amino-acid sequence MVFPFKSLEDFKVDITQDHELLRSAVRDFAENVLAKYVERGEKELDIPMEVKQKAKDIGLYGLFANESLGGQGADYLSLIVATEEITRVWPSFSTFLLIDWMFIYTLSKFGNDELKRKYVVPVAKGDKVAAFANTEPSAGSDVAGIKTTAKKLNGEYILNGRKIFITNGDIADYYLITARTSPPDPKARWKGISMFVVEKDAVKPVSRIETTGLKSSHTAEIVLEDVKVPAENLVGEEGNAFKYAVSAFDFARTIVASQALGVGQSALEKMVNYTLQRSAFEKKLADFQLVQTKISESLADLEVARLITYWAGTLFKNGKENEYVVAASLAKFISTEAAERIVLRAMSVYGGYGVTTSTGLERMLRDLQIMKTYEGTNDIQRISAARFLYNKFIGYKV is encoded by the coding sequence ATGGTATTTCCTTTTAAATCGTTAGAGGATTTTAAGGTAGATATAACACAAGATCATGAATTATTAAGAAGTGCAGTTAGAGATTTCGCTGAAAACGTATTAGCAAAGTATGTGGAAAGAGGAGAGAAGGAATTAGATATACCAATGGAAGTTAAGCAGAAAGCTAAAGATATAGGACTTTATGGTTTGTTTGCAAATGAAAGTTTAGGAGGTCAAGGTGCAGATTACCTTTCGTTAATTGTTGCAACGGAGGAAATTACAAGAGTTTGGCCCTCATTTAGCACGTTTTTACTAATAGACTGGATGTTTATCTATACTTTATCCAAATTCGGAAACGATGAATTAAAGAGAAAATATGTAGTTCCAGTAGCGAAAGGGGATAAGGTAGCTGCGTTTGCAAACACAGAGCCATCTGCGGGCTCCGATGTTGCCGGGATAAAGACTACTGCTAAGAAGTTAAATGGAGAATATATACTAAATGGCAGAAAAATATTCATTACTAATGGTGATATTGCAGATTACTATTTGATAACCGCCAGAACTTCACCTCCAGATCCTAAGGCTAGATGGAAAGGTATTTCGATGTTTGTAGTTGAAAAAGATGCCGTAAAACCAGTTAGTAGAATTGAAACAACCGGTTTGAAATCATCTCATACTGCAGAAATAGTATTAGAAGACGTTAAAGTTCCAGCTGAAAATCTTGTGGGAGAAGAAGGTAACGCGTTCAAATACGCTGTAAGTGCATTCGATTTTGCCAGAACTATAGTGGCGTCGCAAGCATTAGGAGTAGGTCAGTCAGCATTAGAAAAGATGGTTAATTATACTTTACAGAGATCTGCATTTGAGAAGAAACTTGCAGATTTCCAACTAGTACAAACTAAAATTTCAGAATCCTTAGCTGATCTGGAAGTAGCTAGGCTAATAACGTATTGGGCAGGAACCTTATTTAAAAACGGTAAAGAAAACGAGTATGTAGTGGCAGCGTCATTAGCTAAGTTCATATCTACTGAGGCAGCTGAAAGAATTGTGTTGAGGGCAATGAGCGTTTATGGTGGTTATGGCGTTACCACATCTACTGGGTTAGAGAGAATGCTTAGGGATTTACAAATCATGAAAACATATGAAGGAACAAACGATATACAGAGAATAAGTGCTGCCAGATTTCTCTATAACAAATTCATAGGATATAAGGTGTAA
- a CDS encoding xanthine dehydrogenase family protein molybdopterin-binding subunit, whose protein sequence is MYIGSPIKRVEDLRFLTGKGRFIDDIYLPNMLYMAVVRSNYAWAKFKIDSHRAEQKGFRVITYDDAKEFSNLPNFFVPDPKKVPKEYILAKEEAKYFGEPIALVLGNDRYATYDALDLIDVDYDPRVPIIDPLKAMDINSPRLHGDLDSNVVYSDVFEYGEEPKEYDVIEKKFRYNRILPSPIETNGVIADFDKVSGNLTVYANTQVPQVFKTALSIIFNIPRSKVRIIVPDSGGGFGGKIFLKPIAMTTLASIITGRPVKYIETRYEHMISAIHGPDRYYNAKILYKGDNLLGIVVDLIEDFGAYLHTYQPLPILRQIYHLVGPYKMKYLKFRVNGVVTNKPPTGPYRGLGIPPAVLVLENLVKGVSKVTGINDVDLRARNFIDKLPYESITGAIYDSGNYKEALKKLVSELETVRKDKYTGIGIAFALEPGSSLAFQTLVVNKPRTPYYEGVYMRMDSGGDVTVFLSTNSMGTGHETSISQVVADILGISIEDVKVILGDTAGPPGTGFYGSRFSVVSISAVYTAAIKLKEKMREYLAKMFNVEKDEVKIENGIVRIGGKTFSVKEAANMIYNRSYLIGDEMGLDVSVTLNSFNVNTSDEKRRVNFSTTYGVNVHGVAIRVDKETGFIEILKYVVLSDCGTMINPMLVDGQLMGGTAMGLGASILEKVEYDENGIPKQMSFGDYWIPSAKEMPKFEILHMVSPSPFTPLGTKGVAEGGATVPPAAIINALEDIIKKPINYVEIPITPEYVLKLINDMN, encoded by the coding sequence ATGTATATTGGAAGTCCGATTAAAAGGGTAGAGGATTTACGTTTTCTCACTGGTAAAGGTAGATTTATTGATGACATATATCTGCCTAATATGCTATACATGGCCGTAGTAAGGTCTAATTATGCGTGGGCTAAGTTCAAAATTGATTCTCATAGGGCTGAACAAAAGGGTTTTCGCGTCATAACATACGATGACGCTAAGGAATTCTCTAATTTACCTAATTTTTTCGTTCCTGATCCAAAAAAGGTTCCTAAGGAGTATATTCTAGCTAAAGAAGAGGCTAAATATTTTGGGGAGCCAATAGCTCTAGTATTAGGAAATGATAGATATGCAACATACGATGCCTTAGACTTAATTGACGTAGATTATGATCCTAGAGTCCCCATTATTGATCCCCTCAAAGCAATGGACATCAATTCCCCTAGGCTACATGGCGATCTAGATTCTAATGTTGTATACAGTGACGTTTTTGAATACGGAGAAGAGCCTAAGGAGTATGATGTTATTGAGAAAAAATTTAGATATAATAGAATTTTGCCCTCCCCTATAGAGACTAACGGCGTTATAGCTGATTTCGATAAGGTTAGTGGTAACTTAACAGTTTACGCAAATACGCAAGTGCCACAAGTTTTCAAGACAGCTTTGAGTATCATTTTCAATATTCCTAGATCTAAGGTTAGGATAATAGTACCGGATTCTGGGGGAGGGTTTGGGGGTAAAATTTTCCTTAAGCCCATAGCGATGACTACTTTGGCTTCAATTATAACTGGAAGACCAGTAAAGTATATTGAAACCAGATATGAGCATATGATATCAGCGATTCACGGACCAGATAGGTATTATAACGCAAAGATATTGTACAAAGGTGATAATCTTTTAGGAATCGTAGTGGATTTAATAGAGGATTTTGGAGCGTATTTACATACTTATCAGCCTTTACCTATTCTTAGGCAAATCTATCACTTAGTAGGTCCATATAAGATGAAGTACTTAAAGTTCAGAGTAAATGGAGTAGTTACGAATAAACCGCCAACTGGACCATATAGAGGATTAGGAATTCCCCCAGCAGTATTGGTATTGGAAAATTTAGTGAAAGGCGTCTCTAAAGTAACTGGGATCAATGATGTTGATCTTAGGGCTAGGAATTTCATTGATAAATTGCCATATGAGAGCATAACTGGTGCAATTTATGATAGCGGAAATTACAAGGAGGCGTTAAAGAAGCTAGTTAGTGAATTAGAGACTGTCAGAAAGGATAAGTATACTGGAATTGGAATTGCATTTGCGCTTGAGCCTGGATCCTCCTTAGCTTTTCAGACCCTAGTAGTTAACAAACCAAGGACACCTTACTATGAAGGAGTATATATGAGAATGGACAGTGGTGGAGATGTAACAGTATTTCTTTCCACTAATAGCATGGGTACTGGGCACGAGACTAGCATTTCCCAGGTTGTAGCAGATATTTTAGGGATTTCAATTGAGGATGTAAAGGTTATTTTAGGAGATACTGCAGGTCCTCCAGGTACTGGCTTTTATGGTAGTAGGTTTTCCGTAGTTAGTATTTCTGCCGTTTACACTGCAGCCATTAAACTCAAGGAGAAAATGCGTGAATATTTAGCTAAAATGTTTAATGTTGAAAAAGACGAGGTAAAGATAGAGAATGGAATAGTTAGAATAGGTGGAAAGACATTTAGTGTTAAAGAAGCAGCTAACATGATTTATAATAGATCGTATTTAATCGGAGATGAAATGGGATTAGACGTTTCCGTTACTTTAAACTCATTTAACGTTAATACATCAGATGAAAAACGGAGAGTGAATTTCTCTACCACTTATGGGGTTAACGTACACGGTGTAGCTATTAGGGTTGATAAAGAGACTGGATTTATTGAAATACTGAAGTACGTAGTGTTAAGCGATTGTGGAACAATGATAAACCCAATGCTCGTAGATGGGCAACTCATGGGTGGTACAGCAATGGGCTTAGGTGCTTCGATATTAGAAAAAGTTGAGTATGACGAAAACGGTATACCTAAACAGATGTCTTTTGGAGATTATTGGATTCC